One window from the genome of Clarias gariepinus isolate MV-2021 ecotype Netherlands chromosome 15, CGAR_prim_01v2, whole genome shotgun sequence encodes:
- the hps3 gene encoding Hermansky-Pudlak syndrome 3 protein isoform X2, translating to MVHVYNCHPFACQRIVPAEQEPGLVCCGGGALFVVSAGGCRIEAYHMQQQECPLICRFSTMGIVHSIVYSQIGDYLVTIEEKNGATYLRAYTNWRYQAAEKMRVGVRLLGHLMRGSVLHGNPKEQMEIVEIPLSETPLCTACCPITGALLVACPKSLVLFGLTRQSLSDQLNALDFERLLILYVSGWSPLQVGLCCGYVALQTELEVLVVKLENLEKRCASSEEHAQPSVNDFVATGVTDIDDKKEQQSPIESDDFFVFPKHLELLGDMAKDCGVSLSLEWTGMETVASNMGVTYILYRRFAPDFFQGCSVEETRLHSLQLHPMHTGNPDDAVSSDAEKRDPACVFCFFSLPNAGYMYSLKNTVELVSTYQYPEKAHQALLCNQFLHVITRNALQCFTVRCSAVAARVEDPYIDTTMKACPPFTMEVCALRIQLFIGLKSLCHDGNHIVLLTAADVETKAETERAAKKTMSRKTSVSKIKESSESGHGWNLYVISTVSTLQLYREMVEYSKRYEQTNQLSRDCVHLLSEAHLLLRASLLSPTTDRAEIQQAFQESCAQLGDCFSRLDRRDCHLALPYYKMSGLSVTEVIRRNAATWRGPVPDYGKGFLFFLKHSLYEENMEELSEETANTVLEIFSKAEPGQLPYIVSSSFMGNASPASVLAHLEQLELSGAPSVTVTLCKASQALRLGDLLLYQQQMDRHAEMLQVYGFIEEPKLLMQRRERAVVPTHLARHLRDTQDGLLVAAIVALHENSKVKLREAELFFQELCKDSTEPQSIPRLLVDFWEALLVASSQESVIQELLFHLISVYVEHIMCGERPGIKALKTAEDLINSCSHYGPLFPWLSFLTPAQYPITHDHQEDLQKLQSLLCGPTLDVSSIVPLLEQLPDTDNTGLSVHLLCTTRLGQHENAIEKLLDRCPQAIISYANHEFHSDKMILWWQKLVPELCKRTRLSSEDNGVLISALKETLTLVAMELHPVEFLDLLPDDGTAHFFLPHLLNCTQKHLLT from the exons ATGGTGCATGTGTATAACTGCCACCCGTTCGCGTGTCAGCGGATCGTGCCGGCGGAGCAGGAGCCCGGGCTGGTGTGCTGCGGCGGGGGCGCGCTGTTCGTCGTCTCCGCGGGAGGATGTAGGATTGAGGCGTATCACATGCAGCAGCAGGAATGTCCTCTAATCTGCCGCTTTTCCACCATGGGAATAGTGCACAGCATCGTGTACAGTCAGATTG GAGATTACCTGGTCACTATTGAGGAGAAGAATGGTGCCACCTATCTGAGGGCATACACCAACTGGCGCTACCAAGCAGCTGAGAAGATGCGTGTAGGTGTTCGTTTGCTCGGGCACCTCATGCGTGGCTCGGTCCTCCATGGTAACCCCAAGGAACAAATGGAGATTGTAGAGATACCATTGTCGGAGACACCGCTCTGCACTGCCTGCTGCCCCATAACAGGTGCCCTGCTGGTGGCCTGTCCCAAGAGCCTGGTGCTGTTTGGTCTGACGAGGCAGTCGCTTAGCGATCAACTTAATGCTCTTGACTTTGAAAGGCTCCTCATCCTGTATGTTTCTGGTTGGAGCCCATTGCAGGTGGGTCTCTGTTGCGGATACGTGGCCTTGCAAACGGAGCTGGAGGTGCTGGTGGTGAAGCTGGAAAACCTGGAAAAGAGATGTGCATCCAGTGAAGAGCATGCCCAGCCCTCTGTTAATGATTTTGTTGCAACTGGAGTTACTGACATCG ATGATAAAAAGGAACAACAGAGTCCCATTGAGTCAGACGACTTCTTTGTCTTCCCAAAACATCTGGAGTTGCTGGGAGATATGGCAAAAGATTGTGGAGTGTCTTTGTCTTTAGAATGGACTGGGATGGAGACAGTGGCAAGCAACATGGGAGTTACCTACATCTTGTACAG GAGGTTCGCCCCAGATTTCTTCCAGGGTTGCAGTGTAGAGGAGACACGCTTACACTCCCTGCAGCTTCACCCCATGCACACTG GTAATCCAGATGATGCGGTAAGCAGCGACGCTGAAAAGCGCGATCCTGCCTGTGTgttctgtttcttttctctGCCAAATGCTGGTTACATGTACAGCCTGAAGAACACTGTAGAGCTCGTCTCCACCTATCAATATCCAGAAAAGGCCCATCAGGCTTTGCTGTGCAACCAGTTTCTACATGTCATCACACG aaaTGCTCTGCAGTGTTTCACCGTGAGATGCAGTGCTGTGGCTGCCCGAGTCGAGGACCCCTACATTGACACCACCATGAAG GCTTGTCCTCCCTTCACTATGGAGGTTTGCGCCCTCCGTATTCAGCTGTTCATCGGTCTGAAGTCTCTGTGTCATGACGGGAATCACATCGTGCTGCTCACAGCTGCTGACGTCGAGACCAAAGCGGAGACCGAGCGAGCGGCTAAAAAAACTAT GTCCAGGAAGACCTCAGTGTCAAAGATTAAGGAGTCCAGCGAGAGTGGCCATGGCTGGAACCTGTATGTGATAAGCACAGTGTCCACACTGCAGCTCTACAGAGAGATG GTGGAGTACAGTAAACGGTATGAGCAGACCAACCAGCTGTCCCGGGACTGTGTTCATCTGCTAAGTGAGGCTCACCTGCTGCTCAGAGCCAGTCTACTCAGTCCGACCACAGACAGAGCCGAGATCCAGCAGGCCTTTCAGGAGAGCTGTGCCCAGCTGGGAGACTGCTTCAGCAG GCTGGATAGGAGGGATTGTCACTTGGCTCTTCCATACTACAAGATGTCTGGCCTGTCAGTGACAGAAGTAATTCGGAGGAACGCGGCCACATGGAGAGGTCCCGTCCCAGATTATGGCAAAGGGTTCCTCTTCTTCCTTAAGCACTCTCTGTATGAGGAAAACATGGAAGAGCTCAGCGAA GAAACTGCTAACACTGTGTTGGAGATCTTCAGTAAGGCTGAGCCAGGCCAGCTCCCATATATAGTGAGCAGCTCATTCATGGGGAATGCAAGTCCTGCCAGTGTCCTTGCACACCTGGAACAGCTGGAGCTCAGTGGAGCTCCATCTGTCACAGTCACGCTGTGTAAGGCTTCTCAGGCACTGCGCTTAGGAGACCTGCTCCTCTACCAACAGCAGATGGATCGGCATGCTGAG ATGCTGCAGGTGTATGGCTTTATAGAGGAGCCGAAACTTCTCATGCAACGCAGAGAGAGAGCCGTGGTACCCACTCACCTGGCACGGCACCTGAGGGACACACAGGACGGCTTGTTGGTGGCTGCCATTGTTGCACTTCATGAAAATAGCAAGGTTAAACTGCGGGAGGCTGAACTCTTCTTTCAG GAGTTGTGTAAGGACAGCACAGAGCCTCAGAGCATTCCTCGGTTGCTGGTAGATTTTTGGGAGGCTCTGCTGGTAGCATCGTCTCAGGAATCGGTCATCCAGGAGCTTTTGTTCCACCTCATCTCTGTATACGTCGAGCACATCATGTGCGGAGAGCGCCCGGGCATTAAAGCGCTTAAAACAGCTGAGGACTTG ATCAACTCTTGCTCTCACTATGGGCCACTGTTCCCGTGGTTAAGCTTTTTAACTCCAGCTCAATACCCCATCACACATGACCACCAAGAAgacctgcagaaactccag TCTCTGCTGTGCGGTCCAACGCTGGACGTGTCCTCAATTGTACCTCTGCTAGAACAGCTACCTGATACTGACAACACTGGCTTAAGCGTGCACTTGCTCTGCACCACCAGACTGGGTCAGCATGAGAACGCTATAGAGAAGCTACTGGACCGCTGCCCTCAAGCCATCATCTCCTACGCCAACCACGAGTTCCATAGTGACAAAATG ATTTTGTGGTGGCAAAAACTGGTTCCTGAGCTTTGTAAGAGGACAAGACTTTCTTCAGAAGATAACGGTGTTCTTATCAGCGCTCTTAAAG AGACTCTGACATTGGTGGCCATGGAGCTGCACCCAGTAGAGTTTTTGGACTTGTTACCGGACGATGGTACTGCACACTTCTTCCTGCCTCATCTTCTCAATTGCACCCAAAAACATCTCCTTACATAA
- the hps3 gene encoding Hermansky-Pudlak syndrome 3 protein isoform X1, giving the protein MVHVYNCHPFACQRIVPAEQEPGLVCCGGGALFVVSAGGCRIEAYHMQQQECPLICRFSTMGIVHSIVYSQIGDYLVTIEEKNGATYLRAYTNWRYQAAEKMRVGVRLLGHLMRGSVLHGNPKEQMEIVEIPLSETPLCTACCPITGALLVACPKSLVLFGLTRQSLSDQLNALDFERLLILYVSGWSPLQVGLCCGYVALQTELEVLVVKLENLEKRCASSEEHAQPSVNDFVATGVTDIVDDKKEQQSPIESDDFFVFPKHLELLGDMAKDCGVSLSLEWTGMETVASNMGVTYILYRRFAPDFFQGCSVEETRLHSLQLHPMHTGNPDDAVSSDAEKRDPACVFCFFSLPNAGYMYSLKNTVELVSTYQYPEKAHQALLCNQFLHVITRNALQCFTVRCSAVAARVEDPYIDTTMKACPPFTMEVCALRIQLFIGLKSLCHDGNHIVLLTAADVETKAETERAAKKTMSRKTSVSKIKESSESGHGWNLYVISTVSTLQLYREMVEYSKRYEQTNQLSRDCVHLLSEAHLLLRASLLSPTTDRAEIQQAFQESCAQLGDCFSRLDRRDCHLALPYYKMSGLSVTEVIRRNAATWRGPVPDYGKGFLFFLKHSLYEENMEELSEETANTVLEIFSKAEPGQLPYIVSSSFMGNASPASVLAHLEQLELSGAPSVTVTLCKASQALRLGDLLLYQQQMDRHAEMLQVYGFIEEPKLLMQRRERAVVPTHLARHLRDTQDGLLVAAIVALHENSKVKLREAELFFQELCKDSTEPQSIPRLLVDFWEALLVASSQESVIQELLFHLISVYVEHIMCGERPGIKALKTAEDLINSCSHYGPLFPWLSFLTPAQYPITHDHQEDLQKLQSLLCGPTLDVSSIVPLLEQLPDTDNTGLSVHLLCTTRLGQHENAIEKLLDRCPQAIISYANHEFHSDKMILWWQKLVPELCKRTRLSSEDNGVLISALKETLTLVAMELHPVEFLDLLPDDGTAHFFLPHLLNCTQKHLLT; this is encoded by the exons ATGGTGCATGTGTATAACTGCCACCCGTTCGCGTGTCAGCGGATCGTGCCGGCGGAGCAGGAGCCCGGGCTGGTGTGCTGCGGCGGGGGCGCGCTGTTCGTCGTCTCCGCGGGAGGATGTAGGATTGAGGCGTATCACATGCAGCAGCAGGAATGTCCTCTAATCTGCCGCTTTTCCACCATGGGAATAGTGCACAGCATCGTGTACAGTCAGATTG GAGATTACCTGGTCACTATTGAGGAGAAGAATGGTGCCACCTATCTGAGGGCATACACCAACTGGCGCTACCAAGCAGCTGAGAAGATGCGTGTAGGTGTTCGTTTGCTCGGGCACCTCATGCGTGGCTCGGTCCTCCATGGTAACCCCAAGGAACAAATGGAGATTGTAGAGATACCATTGTCGGAGACACCGCTCTGCACTGCCTGCTGCCCCATAACAGGTGCCCTGCTGGTGGCCTGTCCCAAGAGCCTGGTGCTGTTTGGTCTGACGAGGCAGTCGCTTAGCGATCAACTTAATGCTCTTGACTTTGAAAGGCTCCTCATCCTGTATGTTTCTGGTTGGAGCCCATTGCAGGTGGGTCTCTGTTGCGGATACGTGGCCTTGCAAACGGAGCTGGAGGTGCTGGTGGTGAAGCTGGAAAACCTGGAAAAGAGATGTGCATCCAGTGAAGAGCATGCCCAGCCCTCTGTTAATGATTTTGTTGCAACTGGAGTTACTGACATCG TAGATGATAAAAAGGAACAACAGAGTCCCATTGAGTCAGACGACTTCTTTGTCTTCCCAAAACATCTGGAGTTGCTGGGAGATATGGCAAAAGATTGTGGAGTGTCTTTGTCTTTAGAATGGACTGGGATGGAGACAGTGGCAAGCAACATGGGAGTTACCTACATCTTGTACAG GAGGTTCGCCCCAGATTTCTTCCAGGGTTGCAGTGTAGAGGAGACACGCTTACACTCCCTGCAGCTTCACCCCATGCACACTG GTAATCCAGATGATGCGGTAAGCAGCGACGCTGAAAAGCGCGATCCTGCCTGTGTgttctgtttcttttctctGCCAAATGCTGGTTACATGTACAGCCTGAAGAACACTGTAGAGCTCGTCTCCACCTATCAATATCCAGAAAAGGCCCATCAGGCTTTGCTGTGCAACCAGTTTCTACATGTCATCACACG aaaTGCTCTGCAGTGTTTCACCGTGAGATGCAGTGCTGTGGCTGCCCGAGTCGAGGACCCCTACATTGACACCACCATGAAG GCTTGTCCTCCCTTCACTATGGAGGTTTGCGCCCTCCGTATTCAGCTGTTCATCGGTCTGAAGTCTCTGTGTCATGACGGGAATCACATCGTGCTGCTCACAGCTGCTGACGTCGAGACCAAAGCGGAGACCGAGCGAGCGGCTAAAAAAACTAT GTCCAGGAAGACCTCAGTGTCAAAGATTAAGGAGTCCAGCGAGAGTGGCCATGGCTGGAACCTGTATGTGATAAGCACAGTGTCCACACTGCAGCTCTACAGAGAGATG GTGGAGTACAGTAAACGGTATGAGCAGACCAACCAGCTGTCCCGGGACTGTGTTCATCTGCTAAGTGAGGCTCACCTGCTGCTCAGAGCCAGTCTACTCAGTCCGACCACAGACAGAGCCGAGATCCAGCAGGCCTTTCAGGAGAGCTGTGCCCAGCTGGGAGACTGCTTCAGCAG GCTGGATAGGAGGGATTGTCACTTGGCTCTTCCATACTACAAGATGTCTGGCCTGTCAGTGACAGAAGTAATTCGGAGGAACGCGGCCACATGGAGAGGTCCCGTCCCAGATTATGGCAAAGGGTTCCTCTTCTTCCTTAAGCACTCTCTGTATGAGGAAAACATGGAAGAGCTCAGCGAA GAAACTGCTAACACTGTGTTGGAGATCTTCAGTAAGGCTGAGCCAGGCCAGCTCCCATATATAGTGAGCAGCTCATTCATGGGGAATGCAAGTCCTGCCAGTGTCCTTGCACACCTGGAACAGCTGGAGCTCAGTGGAGCTCCATCTGTCACAGTCACGCTGTGTAAGGCTTCTCAGGCACTGCGCTTAGGAGACCTGCTCCTCTACCAACAGCAGATGGATCGGCATGCTGAG ATGCTGCAGGTGTATGGCTTTATAGAGGAGCCGAAACTTCTCATGCAACGCAGAGAGAGAGCCGTGGTACCCACTCACCTGGCACGGCACCTGAGGGACACACAGGACGGCTTGTTGGTGGCTGCCATTGTTGCACTTCATGAAAATAGCAAGGTTAAACTGCGGGAGGCTGAACTCTTCTTTCAG GAGTTGTGTAAGGACAGCACAGAGCCTCAGAGCATTCCTCGGTTGCTGGTAGATTTTTGGGAGGCTCTGCTGGTAGCATCGTCTCAGGAATCGGTCATCCAGGAGCTTTTGTTCCACCTCATCTCTGTATACGTCGAGCACATCATGTGCGGAGAGCGCCCGGGCATTAAAGCGCTTAAAACAGCTGAGGACTTG ATCAACTCTTGCTCTCACTATGGGCCACTGTTCCCGTGGTTAAGCTTTTTAACTCCAGCTCAATACCCCATCACACATGACCACCAAGAAgacctgcagaaactccag TCTCTGCTGTGCGGTCCAACGCTGGACGTGTCCTCAATTGTACCTCTGCTAGAACAGCTACCTGATACTGACAACACTGGCTTAAGCGTGCACTTGCTCTGCACCACCAGACTGGGTCAGCATGAGAACGCTATAGAGAAGCTACTGGACCGCTGCCCTCAAGCCATCATCTCCTACGCCAACCACGAGTTCCATAGTGACAAAATG ATTTTGTGGTGGCAAAAACTGGTTCCTGAGCTTTGTAAGAGGACAAGACTTTCTTCAGAAGATAACGGTGTTCTTATCAGCGCTCTTAAAG AGACTCTGACATTGGTGGCCATGGAGCTGCACCCAGTAGAGTTTTTGGACTTGTTACCGGACGATGGTACTGCACACTTCTTCCTGCCTCATCTTCTCAATTGCACCCAAAAACATCTCCTTACATAA
- the cp gene encoding ceruloplasmin encodes MGKLHWNLIGVLFCVGTVSCIIREYFIGIKEIEWDYAPTGQNQIQNTTLKEDEHARTFLENGDLRIGRVYKKAVYLQYTDLSFKQEIEKPKWLGYLGPIISAEEDDIVVVHLKNMATRTYSIHPHGISYNKSHEGAWYPDMTGKEETLDDVVSPGQMYNYLWTMASSHAPGKDDTNCLARVYHSHVNAPKDTASGLIGPLIICKKGTLDIHGDKSSDYLYTLMFTVSDENLSWYLDDNIKKYCKAPTKVKKDDEDFQESNKMHSINGYVFGNLPGLSMCMGNKIHWHLFGIGNEVDIHSAFFHGQILKNRQHRTDTISLFPATFVSVVMEADNPGQWLLSCQVNDHLEAGMQAFFEIKKCFPAVHKPRPFGEVRQYFIAAEEVIWDYGPTQINQYTSIKLPDDSNSGIFFNNRNDRIGGKYKKVRYVEYTDDTFTKLKERTPDEEHLGILGPVIRAEEEDTIKVTFKNKASRPYSIQPHGVQYNIQMDGTLYHNVLEESYTAKRLRELKKQPRIVEPLPAALVRPGTTYKYEWVVPKDGGPTENDPDCITYLYYSAVDPIQDTNSGLVGPLLICKPKTLKAGKQKNIKKEFNLLATVFDENLSWYLDENINTFAKQPKSVKKDDEDFQLSNKMHSINGYMYGNLKGLTMCKGDKVSWHLLGLGSEGDIHGLYFQGNRFLYRGTRRDTISVFPHVSHTVIMEPDSMGQFEVTCKTADDDHGGMRANYTVEKCSIFNRQSEIMLHQKKYYIAAVEMDWDYSPSRTWEEKMFHNLKDSPGNKFINKGGKFIGSKYKKVVYREYTDESFSKPKERPADMEHLGILGPMIHGNVGEKVKVVFKNLATRPYSIHAHGVKTDSPHVTPTLPGQSQTYTWYIPKTAGPAPDQEECIVEAYYSTVDVNKDLYSGLIGPLVICRKSLLRTLGLKKEIEEFALMFMVFDENKSWYLDNNINSNVKNPPKNLKEDEEFIESNKMYAINGLVFGNLHGLYMNVGDKVYWYLMGMGGEIDLHTAHFHGHSFEYKVSGLHRNDVFDLFPGTFQTVRMRPQYPGTWLLHCHVADHVLFGMETTYTVREIISKG; translated from the exons ATGGGGAAGTTGCACTGGAACCTGATTGGGGTTTTGTTCTGTGTTGGAACAGTGTCCTGTATAATAAGGGAATATTTCATAGGTATTAAGGAGATTGAGTGGGATTATGCACCTACTGGGCAGAACCAGATTCAAAACACAACGCTAAaggaagatga ACATGCAAGGACATTTTTGGAGAATGGTGACCTTAGGATTGGGCGCGTGTACAAGAAAGCCGTGTACCTCCAGTACACAGACCTTAGCTTCAAGCAGGAGATAGAGAAGCCCAAATGGTTGGGCTATCTCGGGCCTATCATCAGTGCCGAAGAGGATGACATTGTGGTTGTGCATTTAAAGAACATGGCCACTCGCACATACTCCATTCATCCGCATGGAATTAGTTATAATAAATCCCATGAAG GGGCATGGTACCCTGACATGACAGGTAAAGAGGAGACCCTTGATGATGTTGTAAGTCCTGGGCAGATGTATAACTATTTGTGGACAATGGCTTCCTCGCATGCTCCTGGCAAAGATGACACGAACTGTCTGGCCAGAGTGTACCACTCTCACGTTAATGCCCCAAAAGACACTGCGTCAGGACTCATTGGGCCACTTATTATCTGTAAAAAAG GTACTCTGGACATACATGGTGACAAATCAAGTGACTACCTGTATACCCTCATGTTCACTGTTTCTGATGAAAACCTCAGTTGGTACCTGGATGATAACATCAAGAAGTACTGCAAAGCACCAACCAAAGTTAAGAAAGATGATGAGGACTTTCAAGAGAGCAATAAAATGCACT CTATTAATGGTTACGTCTTTGGCAACTTGCCAGGCCTGAGCATGTGTATGGGAAATAAGATTCACTGGCACCTATTTGGGATCGGTAATGAGGTGGACATCCACTCTGCGTTCTTCCATGGTCAGATCTTAAAGAACAGGCAGCACCGCACAGACACCATTAGCCTCTTCCCAGCTACATTTGTTAGTGTAGTAATGGAGGCAGACAACCCTGGACAGTGGCTGTTGAGCTGCCAGGTTAATGATCACCTGGAGG CGGGCATGCAGGCATTTTTTGAGATCAAGAAATGTTTTCCGGCTGTGCATAAGCCCAGGCCATTTGGCGAAGTCCGACAGTACTTCATTGCTGCTGAAGAGGTTATCTGGGACTATGGACCTACACAAATTAACCAGTACACGAGCATTAAGCTACCGGATGACAG TAATTCCggcatattttttaataatcgtAATGATCGCATTGGAGGGAAATATAAGAAAGTCCGGTACGTGGAATACACAGATGACACCTTTACCAAGCTTAAAGAGAGAACACCTGATGAAGAGCACCTAGGCATTCTGG GTCCAGTCATCAGGGCAGAGGAGGAGGACACCATTAAGgtcacttttaaaaataaagcaagcCGACCTTATAGCATTCAGCCTCATGGAGTACAGTACAACATTCAAATGGATGGCACCCTTTACCACAATGTTCTAGAAG AATCATATACTGCGAAAAGGCTTAGGGAACTCAAAAAACAACCAA GAATTGTTGAACCACTTCCTGCTGCCCTTGTCCGTCCTGGCACTACCTATAAGTACGAATGGGTGGTTCCCAAGGATGGAGGTCCGACTGAAAATGATCCTGACTGCATCACATACTTGTACTACTCTGCTGTGGACCCGATCCAAGACACCAACTCTGGTCTGGTTGGACCTCTCCTAATCTGTAAACCGAAAACCCTCAAAGCTGGCAAACAA aaaaatataaaaaaagaattcaacCTGCTCGCAACAGTATTTGATGAAAACCTGAGCTGGTATTTGGATGAGAACATTAACACATTTGCAAAGCAACCTAAGTCTGTGAAGAAAGATGATGAAGATTTTCAATTGTCTAATAAGATGCATT CAATCAATGGATACATGTATGGAAATCTGAAAGGCCTGACTATGTGTAAAGGAGACAAGGTTTCTTGGCATCTTTTGGGTTTGGGATCAGAGGGGGACATTCATGGACTTTACTTCCAAGGCAACAGGTTCCTTTACAGAGGCACAAGAAGAGACACCATTAGTGTGTTCCCTCATGTCTCACATACAGTCATCATGGAGCCAGACAGCATGG GACAATTTGAGGTGACTTGTAAGACAGCTGATGATGACCATGGAGGCATGAGAGCAAACTACACGGTGGAGAAATGCAGTATCTTTAACAGGCAGTCAGAGATCATGCTCCATCAGAAGAAATATTACATTGCTGCGGTGGAGATGGACTGGGATTATTCTCCAAGCCGAACTTGGGAGGAGAAAATGTTTCACAACCTTAAAGATAG CCCAGGCAACAAATTCATTAATAAGGGAGGGAAATTTATTGGCTCCAAATACAAGAAggtggtgtacagagagtaTACTGATGAGAGCTTCAGTAAGCCAAAGGAAAGGCCTGCTGACATGGAACACTTAGGAATTTTGG GTCCTATGATTCATGGAAATGTGGGAGAGAAAGTAAAGGTGGTTTTCAAGAACTTGGCCACGAGGCCATACTCTATACATGCACACGGAGTAAAGACAGACAGTCCCCATGTTACTCCAACCTTACCAG GTCAATCACAGACATACACTTGGTATATTCCCAAGACTGCTGGCCCAGCGCCCGATCAGGAGGAATGCATTGTTGAAGCTTATTATTCAACTGTAGATGTTAACAAG gatttgtaCAGTGGACTGATTGGGCCGCTGGTAATCTGTCGGAAGAGTCTGCTGAGGACTTTGGGGCTAAAGAAAGAGATTGAAGAGTTTGCATTGATGTTCATGGTGTTTGATGAAAATAAGTCATGGTATCTGGACAACAACATAAACTCAAATGTGAAAAACCctccaaaaaatttaaaagaagatGAGGAGTTTATTGAAAGCAATAAAATGTATG CTATTAATGGCCTGGTCTTTGGCAACCTTCATGGGCTGTATATGAATGTGGGTGACAAGGTGTACTGGTACCTGATGGGAATGGGAGGTGAAATTGACTTACACACAGCACATTTCCATGGCCACAGCTTTGAGTACAAG GTGAGTGGTCTCCATCGCAATGATGTGTTCGACTTATTCCCCGGCACGTTCCAGACTGTAAGAATGCGCCCTCAGTATCCAGGCACCTGGCTTCTGCACTGCCATGTCGCTGACCATGTGCTGTTTGGCATGGAGACCACATACACAGTAAGAG AAATCATAAGTAAAGGCTGA